A genomic region of Arachis stenosperma cultivar V10309 chromosome 9, arast.V10309.gnm1.PFL2, whole genome shotgun sequence contains the following coding sequences:
- the LOC130950741 gene encoding uncharacterized protein LOC130950741, translating to MEFTSSFDQTNFLGYHPPPPISNGGWEYHQENTNSEHSNPWRFASETQDEQENHMGYQPPPQNDSYHYPYGGWEYQQEMMDHEQSTQMGYAPRSHNDQESYMGYFPPPQNDSSYHTNCGWENQDQGMMGFEQSNQMGCFTRTQNDSYSYEWDNYPNCDWEGQNQGEFNVSYPIHHEPAPLNYPTSPPNFSYQNSSPLDYASTQSFLQNPYQSSHQSHNLFHTPQHNFTTIHSRHQNYSQPSSLELTDEEYLEGIEIQRKLVEFYTKSPSWEETILEQINGSLEQTKRNLEPSNSTDEDKFVGEEVEKQDEEASLSRKISMKNEVEVVEPEIALEMTREHEDSQLSQTSLDQNASTLETMIERYEEEMKKCWEDQQTSSMIELLKQMLGAKKGVEEHEREEVNPENSHSSEAENHMKERLIRPPIQEAFDEKKTPTITQPPRLGFKEVKAINKSTKKRIVTKLPRTIFMKKKGSTTSNPPPDPASKLNQAINKRKLAEERPRQGTLAEFSSPLRSFLLTNWKKRKKVNNMSTIE from the exons ATGGAGTTTACCTCATCTTTTGATCAAACAAACTTtctgggatatcacccaccaccaccaatctctaatggtggctgggaatatcaccaagaaaatacaaattctgagcactccaatccatggagatttgcttcagagacacaagatgagcaagagaatcatatgggataccaaccaccaccacaaaatgattcatatcattatccttaTGGTGGATGGGAATATCAACAAGAAATGATGGATCATGAGCAATCAACCCAAATGGGAtatgccccaaggtcacataatgaTCAAGAAAGTTACATGGGGTATTttccaccaccacaaaatgattcaagttaCCATACTAATTGTGGTTGGGAAAATCAAGACCAAGGAATGATGGGGTTTGAGCAATCAAACCAAATGGGATGCttcacaagaacacaaaatgattcatactCCTATGAATGGGACAACTATCCAAATTGTGATTGGGAAGGACAAAACCAAGGAGAATTCAATGTTTCTTATCCCATCCATCATGAGCCAGCACCTCTTaattatccaacctcacctccaaatttttcatatcaaaattcttcaccacttgattatgcctcaacacaaagtttcctccaaaatccataccagtcatcccatcaatcacacaacttattccacacccctcaacacaacttcaccacaatacattcacgtcaccaaaattactctcaaccttcatctcttgaattaaCAGATGAGGAATACCTTGAAGGCATTGAAATACAGAGAAAACTAGTGGAATTTTACACAAAATCCCCATCTTGGGAAGAAACCATCCTCGAGCAGATAAATGGGTCCTTAGAGCAAACAAAGAggaacttagaaccatcaaacagtacggatgaagacaaatttgtgggtgaggaagtggaaaagcaagatgaggaagcctctTTGTCAAGAAAAATTTCAATGAAAAATGAGGTAGAGGTGGTTGAACCTGAAattgcacttgagatgacaagagaacatgaagactcacaactctcacaaacttccctggaccaaaacgcctcaacacttgaaaccatgattgaaaggtatgaagaggagatgaagaaatgttgggaagatcaacaaacctcctccatgatagagctattaaagcaaatgttgggtgcaaagaaaggagtggaggagcaTGAACGTGAGGAAGTCAATCCAGAGAattcacactcaagtgaagcagaaaaTCACATGAAGGAAAGGCTCATAAgaccaccaattcaagaggcttttgatgaaaagaagactccaacaatcacacaaccaccaagacttggattcaaggaagtgaaggcaattaacaaaagcaccaagaagaggattgtgaccaagctaccaaggacaatattcatgaagaaaaaggggtcaaccacaagcaatcctccccctgatccagcaagcaagctcaatcaagccattaacaaaagaaagcttgctgaggagaGGCCAAGACAGGGGACACTAGCTGAATTTTCTTCCCCCTTAAGGTCATTCCtattaacaaactggaagaagaggaagaaagtgaacaacatgtcaaccatag AGTGA